The window TTAAAATTTTAAGAGAAAGAGGTTATGAGTTAAATGATGCGGTAAGAGAATCATGTAAAACAAGACTTAGACCAATTTTAATGACAACTATGACTACTGTGTGTGGAATGATTCCACTAGCACTAGGGTTTGGAGAGGGAGCAGAACTATATTCAGGTATGTCAATTGCAGTTATATTTGGATTGTCGTTCTCGACACTTTTAACATTAGTTGTTATTCCAGTTCTATACATTATAGTTGAAGAGTTTATAGAAAAAATGAGAAAAAAATTATCGAAGAAGAAAGCGTAGTAAAATCAAAAGTTCTCTGAAATAAAATCAGAGAACTTTTTTATTAAAAAAAATAATAGTTGAAAAAAAAAGAACACTGTGTTATTATTGAATCAAGTAAAGTATTAAAAAACAAAAACTAAAAATAAAAACTTGTATAATAGTTGAAATAAGGTCAACGAGTCTCTACCTGTCACCGTAAATTGACAGACTACAAGGATAAATTTTAAATATATGTTTTTTTTGATATGTTTTAAATTTGATCTTGTAGGAAATTACAGTTGTAATTTCCTTTTTTTATAGACTTTTTTGTTGACCCAAAAAATAAAGGGGAGTAACGAAGGTGCTGAGAATAAAGAAAAAACATAGACAAGAGAGAATCAAAAATAGAAAATCAAATAAATGGAATAAGTGTGTAAAAGCGCAGATTATTGAAAAGGGATAGTTGTAACCTTTTTAGTAATGTGCGTTTTTTTATTTTTAATTTTAGGGAGGAAAGAGATTGAAAATAGGTGTAATAATGGGAAGTAAATCAGATTTACCAACTATGAATGAATGTGTAAATATTTTAAAGGAGTTCGAGATTGAACATGAAGTGAAAATAGTTTCAGCACATAGAACTCCAGATTTGATGTTTACATATGCAAAAGAAGCTAAAAATCGTGGAATTAATATAATTATAGCTGGAGCAGGAGGAGCTGCTCATTTACCGGGGATGGTAGCTAGTTTAACAGATTTACCGGTTATTGGAGTGCCTATTGAAAGTAAGACTTTAAAAGGAATAGATTCTCTTTTATCCATTGTTCAAATGCCTGGTGGAGTTCCAGTAGCAACAGTAGCAATAGGGGGAGCTAAAAATGCGGGACTGTTAGCAATAAAAATTTTAGCTTTAAAAGATGAGATATTAGCAGAAAAGGTAGCTAAATATAAAGAGAATATGGAAAGGATGATTTTAAATGAAAAAATCTAGAAGAGTTGGTATTTTAGGTGGAGGACAATTAGCTAAAATGATTTGTGATTCTGCAAAAAAAATGAATTATAAAACAACAATTTTAGATCCAAATATAGAATCATGTGGAAAATTAAGTGCAAATAAACATATTATTGCTGATTACAATGATATAAAAGGTCTTAATATTCTTTGTGAAAACGCAGATATTATAACCTATGAGTTTGAAAATGTTCCCAGTGAAACAATAGATTATTTAGAAAAAATGAGAAAAGATATTCCACAGGGGAAAAAACCGTTGCATTTGAGCCAACATAGAATTAGAGAAAAAGAAGCTGTAAAAAAAATAGGGGTTAAAACAGCAGAGTTTAGGAAAGTTCAAAATATAGATAGCTTAAAAAAAGCTTTGATAGAAATTGGATATCCAGCTATATTGAAGACTTGTTCAGGAGGATATGATGGAAAGGGACAGTGGAAGTTACTAGATGAAAAAAATATATTTGAAATTAAATGGAGTGATAACCAAGAGTATATTTTAGAAAAGATGATCCCCTTTCAAAAAGAAGTTTCATGTATGGTTATTAGAGGAACAACAGGAGATATAGTTGCATTTCCAATAGGGGAAAATATTCATAAAAATGGAATTTTGAATATGACAATAGTTCCAGCTAGAATTTCTAAAGAAATAGCAAAAGAAATAGAGAGTATATCTAAAAAAATAGTAAAAGATTTAGATATTTATGGTCCTCTTGGGATAGAGTATTTTATAAAAGACAATGAGATATATTTTAATGAGATGGCACCAAGACCTCATAATAGTGCACATTATACAATGGATGCATGTAATTACTCTCAATTTGATATTCATTTAATGGGGATTTTGGGAGAGAAACTACCTGAAATAAAACTTTTAACAAAAGTAGTAATGTTAAATATAATGGGTGAAGATCAAGAGAAAGTAAAAAAAATTAAAAAAGAACATAATATGAATGTTCACATATATGGAAAGTCAGAGTGGAAAAAAGATAGAAAAATGGGCCATATAAACTATTGTGGTGAAAATCTAGAAGAGCTAATTTTAAAAGCTGATTCATTTTAGGGAGGAATAATGAATAAAAGAGTATTTGTTAAAAAAAAGGATGGATTTCAAGTAGAGAGTTTAGGACTAAAGAGTGAGCTTTTAGAAAACTTAAAAGAGGATAAGATAAATAAAATAGATTTATATAACGTATATGATATTTTTAACTGCACAGAAGAGGATTTAAATCTTTTAAAAAATAAGGTTTTATCTGAACCAGTAACAGATGACGTTTATGAAGAAGTTAAATTGCATGGAAAAAAATATTTAGCAATGGAATTTTTACCTGGACAATATGATCAAAGAGCTGATTCTGCAGAGCAATGTTTAATGTTATTAAATAATAAAGCTGGTGTACAAATAAAAAGTGGTAAACTTTTAATTTTTCATGGAGAGATAAAAAGTTTTGATAAAATAAAAGATTACTTAATAAATCCTATTGAAACTAGAGAAAAAAAATTAAATGTTTTAACGCTAGAGGAAAATGTTGATATAGAACCAGTGCCAACTTATGTAGGATTTATAAATAAAAATTCAGAAGAACTAGAAAGTTTTTTATTAGAGCATGGACTAGCTATGACTCTTGAAGACCTAAAACATATTCAAAATTATTTTAGAGATGAAGAGAAAAGAGATCCAAAAGAGACAGAGATAAAAGTTTTAGATACTTATTGGTCTGATCATTGTAGACATACAACTTTTGAAACATATTTAAAAAATATAAAAATTGAATGTGGAGATTTAACAAAAAATATTCAGAATGCTTTTGAAAAATATATAGATATGAGAGCGAAATTAGGTAGAGAAGAAAAACCTTTAACTTTAATGGATATGGCAACAATTGGTGGAAGATATATAAAATCGATGGGTAAATTAGATGATTTAGAGGAATCAGAAGAGATAAATGCATGTAGCATCGAGATAGAGGTAGATGTTGATGGCAAATTAGAAAAATGGTTACTGATGTTTAAAAATGAGACTCACAACCATCCAACAGAAATTGAACCATTTGGAGGAGCAAGCACTTGTGTAGGTGGAGCCATAAGAGATCCATTATCAGGAAGAGCATATGTTTATCAAGCTATGAGAGTTACAGGAGCAGGAGATATAACTGAAAGTATAGAAGAAACGTTAGCAAATAAATTACCACAAGAAAAAATATCTAAAGGAGCAGCACATGGATATTCTTCATATGGAAATCAGATAGGACTAACAACTACTTTTGTAAAAGAGATTTATCATAACGGGTATAAAGCTAAAAGAATGGAAGTTGGAGCAGTTGTTGGAGCAGTAAAAAAAGAGTATGTAAGAAGAGAAAGCCCTGTTCCAGGTGATGCAGTAATTTTACTTGGAGGAAAAACTGGTAGAGATGGTGTAGGAGGAGCGACTGGATCATCTAAGGAACATAATGAAACGTCATTAACTAAATGTTCATCAGAAGTTCAAAAAGGTAATGCCCCTGTAGAGAGAAGAATCCAAAGGTTATTTAGAAACCCAGAAGTAACAAAACTTATAAAAAAATCAAATGATTTCGGAGCAGGTGGAGTTAGTGTTGCTATTGGAGAGATTGCAAGGGGAGTAGAGATAAATTTAGATACAGTACCAGTGAAATATTTAGGACTTAATGGAACTGAATTAGCTATATCAGAATCTCAAGAAAGAATGGCTGTAGTAGTAGAGGCAAAAGATGTGGAGAAGTTTCAAAGATTAGTTAAAGAAGAAAACTTAGAATCGGCATTGGTTGCTGTAGTAACAGAGGAAGAAAGATTAGTAATAAAATATAAAAATGAAATACTTGTAGATATTTCAAGAGATTTTTTAGATACAAATGGTGTTAGACAAATTCAAGATGTAAAAGTTGTCTCTACAGAAATAGAAAATCCATTTTTAGAAAATAAAGTAACGGATATAAAAGAAAAAGTAGAAAAAGTTTTACAGGATATGAACGTAGCTTCTCAAAGGGGAATGGTAGAGATGTTTGATGCTTCAATAGGAAGAAGCACAGTACTTATGCCATATGGAGGAAAGTATCAATTAACCGAATCAGAGGGAAGTGTTCAAAAGCTTCCAACAGATAAATTTACAAATACTTGTTCAATAATGACTTATGGTTATAACCCACTAATATCGGAATATTCTCCATATTTGGGAGCTCAATATGCAGTAATAGAATCTTTAGCAAAAATTGTTGCATTAGGTGGAAGTTATAAAAAAGCAAGATTATCTTTCCAAGAATATTTTGAAAAATTAGGAAAAGATTCAACAAGATGGGGGAAACCTTTTGCTGCATTATTAGGAGGAATTGAAGCACAACTTGAATTTGAAACTCCAGCGATAGGTGGAAAAGATAGTATGAGTGGAACTTTTAAAGACTTAGATGTACCTCCAACTTTGATATCTTTCGCAGTAACAACAGAGAGTGTAAAAAATATAATATCGTCTGAATTTAAAGAAGTAGGAAATAAAATATATCTAATAAAAAGTGAAAGACTTTTTGGTGATTTACCAAATTATAAAAGATTAAAAGAAAACTTTGAACTATTAGAAAATTCAATAAAATCAAAAGAAGTAATATCAGCATCAACAATAAAGTTTGGTGGAATAGCAGAAACTGTTATAAAGATGTCTTTTGGAAATAAAATTGGAGCTAAAATTGAAACAAAAGAAAATCTATTTAATTTAATGCCAGGGGATATAATAGTAGAATCAGCTAAAGAATTAGATTATGGAATTCTTTTAGGAACAACAATTGATGAGAAAGTTATTGAATTAAATAAAGAAAAGTTTGAAATAGACTCTTTAATAAATATATGGGAAAAGAGATACAGTAAAATATATCCATATACAGCAGAAACAATTGGAGAAGTAATCGAAAAAGAATATATTACTAAAAAAGAGTTTAAAGCTAAAAAACTTTATAATAAACCAAAAGTTTTAATAACAGTATTTCCAGGTACCAATTGCGAATATGATACTAAAAAGGCTTTTGAAAGAGCTGGAGCAGAGGTTGAAATATATGTATTCAATAACTTAGGTGTTGAAGAGATAAAAGAAAGTATAGATACCTTATCTGAAAAAATAAAATCAGCTCAAATATTTATGATTCCTGGAGGTTTTAGTGCAGGGGATGAACCAGATGGTTCTGGAAAGTTTATAGCAAATATTTTACAAAATAAAAAGATAAAAGAGAGTATGGAAAAGTTCTTAGAAAATGATGGATTGGTACTAGGAATATGTAATGGATTCCAAGCTCTTATAAAATCAGGGTTATTACCTTATGGAAATGTAGATAGTGTAACTAAAGACTCACCAACATTATTTAGAAATGATATAAACAGGCATGTATCAAGAGTAGTTAGCACAAAAATTGTTTCAAATAATTCTCCATGGATGAGCTCATTTACTGTAGGAGAAACTCATAATATACCAATGTCTCATGGAGAGGGAAAATTTGTAGTAAGTGAAAATTTCGCAAAAGAGTTATTTGAAAATGGACAGGTAATAACACAATATTGCGATGAAAATAATCAAGTGACAATGGATAAAAATCATAATTTAAATGGGTCAACATATGCAATAGAAGGGATTGTTTCTAAATGTGGAAAAATATTAGGGAAGATGGGACATTCAGAAAGATATGAGGATGGACTATTAAAAAATATAGATGGAAATAAGATGCAAGATATTTTTACTAATGGAGTTAATTATTTTAAAAAATAAATATTAAAATGGGAGAGTGACCAAATGTTATTAGTAGAAGCAAATAAATTATATGAGGGAAAAGCAAAGAAAGTATACAAAACAGAGAATCCTAACGAAGTTATTATTTATTATAAAGATGATGCAACAGCTTTTAATAATTTAAAAAAAGGTCAAATACACAATAAAGGAATATTAAATAGTCAAATTACAACATTAATATATGATTATTTAAAGAAAAACGGTGTAAAAACTCATTTGGTAGAAAATTTATCAGAAAGAGCTCAACTTTGTAAAAAAGTAGAGATTATTCCACTAGAAGTAATTGTTAGAAATACTCTAGCAGGATCTACTGCAAAACTTTTTAAGATGGAAGAGGGACAAATTTTAGAAAACCCAATATTTGAAATATGTTATAAAAAAGATGAGCTAGGTGATCCTATGATAAATGATTATCATGCAGTTGCGTTAGGACTTGCTACAAAAGATGAGTTAGAAAATATTTATTCTCAAACTAAAAAGATCAATGAGTTATTGAAAGATTTGTTTGATAAAGTAGGGATTGAGTTAGTGGATTTTAAAATAGAGTTTGGAAAAGATAACGAAGGGAATATTATTCTAGCAGATGAGATATCACCAGATTGTTGTAGACTATGGGATAAAGAAACTAGAAAAAAATTGGATAAAGATAGATTTAGAAGAGATTTAGGAGATATCGAAGAAGCTTATCAAGAAGTTTTAGCAAGAC of the Cetobacterium sp. NK01 genome contains:
- the purK gene encoding 5-(carboxyamino)imidazole ribonucleotide synthase, yielding MKKSRRVGILGGGQLAKMICDSAKKMNYKTTILDPNIESCGKLSANKHIIADYNDIKGLNILCENADIITYEFENVPSETIDYLEKMRKDIPQGKKPLHLSQHRIREKEAVKKIGVKTAEFRKVQNIDSLKKALIEIGYPAILKTCSGGYDGKGQWKLLDEKNIFEIKWSDNQEYILEKMIPFQKEVSCMVIRGTTGDIVAFPIGENIHKNGILNMTIVPARISKEIAKEIESISKKIVKDLDIYGPLGIEYFIKDNEIYFNEMAPRPHNSAHYTMDACNYSQFDIHLMGILGEKLPEIKLLTKVVMLNIMGEDQEKVKKIKKEHNMNVHIYGKSEWKKDRKMGHINYCGENLEELILKADSF
- the purC gene encoding phosphoribosylaminoimidazolesuccinocarboxamide synthase; the encoded protein is MLLVEANKLYEGKAKKVYKTENPNEVIIYYKDDATAFNNLKKGQIHNKGILNSQITTLIYDYLKKNGVKTHLVENLSERAQLCKKVEIIPLEVIVRNTLAGSTAKLFKMEEGQILENPIFEICYKKDELGDPMINDYHAVALGLATKDELENIYSQTKKINELLKDLFDKVGIELVDFKIEFGKDNEGNIILADEISPDCCRLWDKETRKKLDKDRFRRDLGDIEEAYQEVLARLNKIVG
- a CDS encoding phosphoribosylformylglycinamidine synthase, with product MNKRVFVKKKDGFQVESLGLKSELLENLKEDKINKIDLYNVYDIFNCTEEDLNLLKNKVLSEPVTDDVYEEVKLHGKKYLAMEFLPGQYDQRADSAEQCLMLLNNKAGVQIKSGKLLIFHGEIKSFDKIKDYLINPIETREKKLNVLTLEENVDIEPVPTYVGFINKNSEELESFLLEHGLAMTLEDLKHIQNYFRDEEKRDPKETEIKVLDTYWSDHCRHTTFETYLKNIKIECGDLTKNIQNAFEKYIDMRAKLGREEKPLTLMDMATIGGRYIKSMGKLDDLEESEEINACSIEIEVDVDGKLEKWLLMFKNETHNHPTEIEPFGGASTCVGGAIRDPLSGRAYVYQAMRVTGAGDITESIEETLANKLPQEKISKGAAHGYSSYGNQIGLTTTFVKEIYHNGYKAKRMEVGAVVGAVKKEYVRRESPVPGDAVILLGGKTGRDGVGGATGSSKEHNETSLTKCSSEVQKGNAPVERRIQRLFRNPEVTKLIKKSNDFGAGGVSVAIGEIARGVEINLDTVPVKYLGLNGTELAISESQERMAVVVEAKDVEKFQRLVKEENLESALVAVVTEEERLVIKYKNEILVDISRDFLDTNGVRQIQDVKVVSTEIENPFLENKVTDIKEKVEKVLQDMNVASQRGMVEMFDASIGRSTVLMPYGGKYQLTESEGSVQKLPTDKFTNTCSIMTYGYNPLISEYSPYLGAQYAVIESLAKIVALGGSYKKARLSFQEYFEKLGKDSTRWGKPFAALLGGIEAQLEFETPAIGGKDSMSGTFKDLDVPPTLISFAVTTESVKNIISSEFKEVGNKIYLIKSERLFGDLPNYKRLKENFELLENSIKSKEVISASTIKFGGIAETVIKMSFGNKIGAKIETKENLFNLMPGDIIVESAKELDYGILLGTTIDEKVIELNKEKFEIDSLINIWEKRYSKIYPYTAETIGEVIEKEYITKKEFKAKKLYNKPKVLITVFPGTNCEYDTKKAFERAGAEVEIYVFNNLGVEEIKESIDTLSEKIKSAQIFMIPGGFSAGDEPDGSGKFIANILQNKKIKESMEKFLENDGLVLGICNGFQALIKSGLLPYGNVDSVTKDSPTLFRNDINRHVSRVVSTKIVSNNSPWMSSFTVGETHNIPMSHGEGKFVVSENFAKELFENGQVITQYCDENNQVTMDKNHNLNGSTYAIEGIVSKCGKILGKMGHSERYEDGLLKNIDGNKMQDIFTNGVNYFKK
- the purE gene encoding 5-(carboxyamino)imidazole ribonucleotide mutase — protein: MGSKSDLPTMNECVNILKEFEIEHEVKIVSAHRTPDLMFTYAKEAKNRGINIIIAGAGGAAHLPGMVASLTDLPVIGVPIESKTLKGIDSLLSIVQMPGGVPVATVAIGGAKNAGLLAIKILALKDEILAEKVAKYKENMERMILNEKI